One genomic window of Proteiniborus ethanoligenes includes the following:
- a CDS encoding putative manganese-dependent inorganic diphosphatase: MKETIYITGHKNPDSDSICSALAYAEYKNTNGDVNAIPVRLGEINRETKFILDYFGISEPILLETVRLSVEDLSFDKIAPIRPDISLRMALELMKKNNLNSLPIIDENELLAGIVTISDIMESYIEVWDNGILGKSGTSIDNIIDTLSAKSVLIPNTMKPFKGKICVLAMETKSMSEYIEENDIAICGDRKDVQKLAINKKISLMIVTGNAKVDEEIISLAKEKNITIISTPYDTFTTSRLITQSVPLSHVMTTDNIIAFNLDDLVDNVKEQMAQTRYRSYPVIDDDNNNKVVGLISRYHLISSMKKKVILVDHNERSQSVDGLEECEILEIIDHHRVADVFTGTPIYFRNEPVGSTSTIIASIMFENGRRPSKKMAGILAAAIISDTLLFRSPTSTNTDKIILERLARIADLDVEKFATEMFKAGTSLVGKTPQELLSQDFKTFTIDENKIGIAQVYTMDPDSLKDMKKDLIILMEERAKEHDYSIFILMLTDIFKEASEMIIVGHNKELVAKAFGKTLVSNSFYAPDVLSRKKQVVPPITNILTDIKEL; the protein is encoded by the coding sequence ATGAAAGAAACAATATACATAACAGGTCATAAGAATCCCGATTCAGACTCAATATGTTCAGCTTTGGCATATGCTGAGTATAAAAATACTAACGGGGACGTTAATGCTATTCCTGTAAGACTTGGAGAAATAAATAGAGAAACTAAGTTTATACTGGATTACTTTGGGATTTCTGAGCCTATTCTTTTAGAAACAGTAAGGCTAAGCGTAGAAGACTTAAGCTTTGATAAAATAGCACCTATTAGACCAGATATATCCTTGCGTATGGCTCTAGAATTGATGAAGAAGAACAACTTAAACAGTCTCCCTATTATAGATGAAAACGAACTGCTAGCAGGGATTGTAACCATATCAGATATAATGGAGTCCTATATAGAAGTATGGGATAATGGCATATTAGGGAAATCAGGTACTTCCATAGATAATATTATAGATACTCTTTCTGCTAAGTCTGTTTTAATTCCGAATACAATGAAGCCTTTTAAGGGTAAAATCTGTGTTTTAGCTATGGAAACTAAATCCATGAGTGAATATATAGAAGAAAACGATATAGCCATATGTGGTGACAGAAAAGATGTTCAAAAGCTTGCAATCAATAAAAAAATTTCTTTAATGATTGTAACTGGAAATGCAAAGGTAGATGAAGAAATAATAAGTTTAGCCAAGGAAAAGAATATAACTATAATATCTACTCCATATGATACCTTCACAACATCTAGACTGATAACACAATCTGTTCCTCTAAGCCATGTAATGACCACAGATAACATAATAGCATTTAATCTTGATGATCTAGTGGATAATGTAAAAGAACAGATGGCGCAGACAAGATACAGATCCTATCCTGTAATAGATGATGATAACAATAATAAGGTAGTAGGTTTAATATCTAGATATCATTTAATATCTAGCATGAAGAAAAAAGTAATTTTGGTAGATCACAATGAGCGTAGCCAGTCTGTTGATGGCTTAGAAGAATGTGAAATATTAGAAATTATAGACCACCATAGAGTAGCAGATGTGTTTACAGGTACTCCAATATATTTTAGGAATGAGCCAGTAGGCAGTACATCTACAATAATTGCATCTATAATGTTTGAAAACGGTAGAAGGCCCTCAAAGAAAATGGCAGGAATTTTAGCTGCAGCTATAATTTCAGACACCTTATTATTTAGGTCTCCAACCTCTACAAATACAGATAAAATTATTCTAGAAAGATTAGCAAGGATTGCTGACTTAGATGTAGAAAAGTTTGCAACAGAAATGTTTAAGGCAGGAACCTCCTTAGTAGGGAAAACACCACAGGAGCTATTAAGCCAGGATTTTAAAACATTTACTATTGATGAAAATAAGATAGGAATAGCACAAGTATATACTATGGACCCTGATAGTCTAAAAGATATGAAAAAAGATTTGATAATTTTAATGGAAGAAAGAGCAAAGGAACATGACTATTCAATATTTATCTTAATGCTAACAGATATATTTAAAGAAGCATCAGAAATGATAATAGTAGGACATAACAAGGAATTAGTAGCAAAAGCTTTTGGCAAAACCCTTGTCAGCAATTCCTTTTATGCACCAGATGTACTCTCAAGGAAAAAGCAAGTAGTTCCACCTATTACAAATATTTTAACAGATATTAAGGAATTATAG
- the rsxA gene encoding electron transport complex subunit RsxA yields the protein MSFVTILVSAILVNNFVMSRFLGICPFLGVSKQVETALGMGAAVTFVMAIASAATYVVQISILDRFGLGYMQTIAFILIIAALVQLVELFIKKSSPTLYQSLGVYLPLITTNCAVLGIAILNIQMELSLLKNVVHAVGAAIGFTLAIVLFAGIRERLALADVPESLQGFPIALITAGLMSIAFLGFTGLV from the coding sequence ATGAGCTTTGTTACAATTCTAGTTAGTGCAATATTAGTAAATAACTTTGTAATGTCAAGATTCTTAGGTATTTGTCCTTTTTTAGGAGTGTCTAAACAAGTAGAGACTGCTCTTGGAATGGGTGCAGCAGTAACTTTTGTTATGGCTATAGCCTCAGCTGCAACTTATGTAGTACAGATATCTATATTAGATAGATTCGGACTAGGTTATATGCAAACTATAGCTTTTATACTTATTATTGCAGCTTTAGTTCAGTTAGTAGAATTATTTATCAAAAAATCAAGCCCGACTCTTTATCAATCATTAGGAGTATATTTACCACTTATAACAACTAACTGTGCAGTATTAGGTATTGCTATATTAAATATTCAAATGGAATTATCTTTATTGAAAAATGTTGTTCATGCTGTTGGAGCAGCTATAGGATTTACTCTTGCTATAGTGCTTTTTGCGGGTATTAGAGAAAGACTTGCATTAGCAGATGTACCTGAGTCTTTACAAGGTTTCCCTATTGCTCTTATTACAGCAGGACTTATGTCAATAGCTTTTCTAGGCTTCACTGGACTTGTGTAG
- a CDS encoding RnfABCDGE type electron transport complex subunit B codes for MNNIVTAVVSLGSMGLLFGAGLAVAAKVFAVEVDPKVEQVRGALPGANCGACGFPGCDGLANAIANGSAPVNACPVGGASCAEEIAEIMGVTAEATDKKVARVICQGTSCNATEKFEYNGVMDCKAAVLVSGGSKSCSYGCLGLGTCVRVCQFDAIDIIDGIAVINPEKCTACGKCIDACPKLVIKMVPYKQNVIVDCNSKEFGKDVKVKCTIGCIGCQICVKACPFDAMEFENNLARINYDKCTNCMICAEKCPTKAIWADFSKREKAFIHEDKCIGCTICKKQCPVDAIEGELKEKHKVIEDKCIGCGACAKKCPKDAIEMR; via the coding sequence ATGAATAATATAGTGACGGCTGTAGTCAGTTTAGGTAGTATGGGACTTTTGTTTGGAGCGGGACTTGCTGTAGCAGCTAAGGTTTTTGCTGTAGAAGTAGACCCAAAGGTGGAACAGGTAAGAGGAGCATTACCAGGAGCGAACTGTGGAGCATGTGGATTCCCTGGATGTGATGGTTTGGCTAATGCTATAGCAAATGGAAGTGCACCAGTAAATGCTTGTCCTGTTGGAGGAGCATCATGTGCAGAGGAAATTGCAGAAATAATGGGAGTAACTGCGGAGGCTACGGACAAAAAAGTAGCTAGAGTAATATGTCAAGGAACTAGCTGCAATGCAACTGAAAAATTTGAATACAATGGAGTAATGGATTGTAAAGCTGCTGTTTTAGTTTCAGGTGGAAGCAAGTCATGCTCTTATGGATGCTTAGGCTTAGGTACTTGTGTCAGAGTATGTCAATTTGATGCTATTGATATAATAGATGGAATAGCAGTTATAAATCCTGAAAAATGTACTGCCTGTGGCAAATGTATTGATGCTTGCCCTAAGCTTGTGATTAAAATGGTGCCTTACAAACAAAATGTAATAGTAGATTGCAATAGCAAAGAATTTGGTAAGGATGTTAAAGTTAAATGTACTATAGGATGCATAGGCTGTCAGATCTGTGTTAAAGCATGTCCCTTTGATGCAATGGAGTTTGAGAACAATCTTGCAAGGATTAACTATGACAAGTGTACGAACTGTATGATATGTGCGGAAAAATGCCCAACTAAAGCTATATGGGCAGATTTTTCAAAGAGAGAAAAAGCTTTTATTCATGAGGATAAGTGTATAGGCTGTACAATCTGTAAAAAACAGTGTCCAGTAGATGCTATTGAAGGAGAGCTTAAAGAAAAACACAAAGTAATAGAGGACAAATGCATTGGCTGTGGAGCATGTGCGAAAAAATGCCCTAAGGATGCAATAGAAATGAGATAA